A window of Hymenobacter aerilatus contains these coding sequences:
- a CDS encoding TlpA disulfide reductase family protein → MKKYLLPLLLLAPGIVAAQKPEKPLSFMLKGQLDQRLNAPAKVYLRYGGKTDSAAVRKGSFQLKGQTDEPKRAWLYLSRNSEKPTDYKGGFYLENGTLTFTSPDSLKNATITGGKLTAQWQALFADKQRLVYKTLDTLEKTFWAGTPEQRQSLEFKQGLRARRAVALKEEARLDSTFIIAHPSSLVSLDQLGVVSDDKGRHAFVEAMLATLSPALRDSPQAADIRNRMRKAALGLDAEPALKVGMQAPDLLLPTPDGKQVSLNDYRGKYVLVDFWASWCGPCRAENPSVIQAYNAYKNKNFDILGVSIDDAKDRAKWLKAIQDDQLVWTQVSDLKGWQSPVATSYFVRAIPQNFLVDPTGKIVAMNLRGEALQQRLAQLVK, encoded by the coding sequence ATGAAAAAGTATCTACTACCCCTTCTCCTGTTAGCACCAGGCATAGTAGCCGCACAGAAACCCGAGAAGCCTCTTTCATTCATGTTGAAAGGCCAGTTGGACCAGCGCCTGAACGCTCCGGCAAAGGTCTATTTGCGCTATGGTGGAAAAACAGACTCGGCAGCGGTACGGAAAGGGAGTTTTCAATTGAAAGGCCAGACAGATGAGCCCAAAAGAGCTTGGCTGTACCTGAGTCGAAACAGCGAAAAGCCAACGGATTACAAAGGTGGTTTTTACCTCGAAAATGGTACGCTCACCTTCACCAGCCCCGATTCTCTTAAGAACGCTACCATCACTGGTGGTAAGCTCACTGCGCAGTGGCAGGCATTGTTTGCGGACAAGCAGAGACTTGTGTATAAGACACTTGACACACTGGAGAAAACCTTTTGGGCCGGCACGCCCGAGCAACGACAGTCGCTGGAGTTTAAGCAAGGGTTGCGGGCGCGTCGGGCAGTTGCCTTGAAAGAGGAAGCACGGCTGGATTCTACGTTTATCATAGCCCATCCCAGTTCGTTGGTTAGCCTTGATCAACTAGGTGTGGTGAGCGATGACAAGGGCCGCCATGCATTTGTCGAGGCCATGCTTGCTACCCTTTCCCCGGCATTACGCGACAGCCCGCAGGCTGCGGATATACGGAATAGGATGCGCAAGGCAGCCTTGGGACTAGATGCCGAACCAGCGTTGAAGGTAGGAATGCAGGCCCCCGACCTGCTGCTACCCACTCCTGATGGTAAGCAAGTGTCGCTGAACGATTATCGTGGTAAATACGTGCTAGTTGATTTCTGGGCTAGCTGGTGCGGCCCCTGCCGCGCCGAAAATCCGAGTGTGATACAGGCTTACAATGCCTACAAAAACAAGAATTTTGACATTCTGGGTGTATCTATTGACGATGCCAAAGACCGAGCAAAATGGCTGAAAGCCATTCAGGACGATCAACTTGTCTGGACGCAGGTTTCGGACCTGAAAGGTTGGCAGAGCCCAGTTGCTACATCTTACTTCGTGCGGGCCATTCCGCAGAATTTTCTGGTAGACCCTACTGGCAAAATCGTGGCTATGAATCTGCGGGGCGAAGCGCTGCAACAGAGACTTGCACAGTTGGTAAAGTAG
- a CDS encoding YggS family pyridoxal phosphate-dependent enzyme, with protein MSIAENIQQIEHELHGTTARLVVVTKTHPVAKLQEAYDAGARLFGENKVQEMVAKQPDLPTDVEWHLIGHLQTNKVKYLAPFVHTIQSVDSLKLLLEIEKQAAKHDRVVNGLLQFHIADEESKTGLSFAEAEEMLQSEVYQQLRHVRLTGVMGVATFTHDQAQLRREFQTLRGYFEQLRSRFFAEAEYFREISMGMSADYPLAIEEGSTLVRVGSAIFGARG; from the coding sequence ATGAGCATTGCCGAAAACATTCAGCAGATTGAACATGAGCTGCACGGCACCACCGCCCGGCTGGTGGTCGTCACGAAAACCCACCCCGTAGCGAAGCTGCAAGAAGCCTACGACGCCGGTGCCCGGCTGTTTGGCGAAAACAAGGTGCAGGAAATGGTAGCCAAACAGCCCGACCTACCCACCGACGTAGAGTGGCACCTCATCGGGCACCTGCAAACCAACAAAGTGAAGTACCTGGCGCCCTTCGTGCATACCATCCAGAGCGTGGATAGCCTGAAGCTGCTGCTGGAAATAGAGAAACAAGCCGCCAAGCACGACCGGGTAGTGAATGGCTTATTACAATTCCACATTGCCGACGAGGAGAGCAAAACTGGACTCAGCTTCGCGGAAGCGGAAGAAATGCTGCAATCCGAGGTCTACCAGCAGCTCCGCCACGTGCGCCTGACGGGTGTAATGGGCGTAGCCACCTTCACCCACGACCAAGCCCAGCTACGCCGCGAGTTTCAGACGCTGCGCGGCTACTTCGAGCAGCTTCGGAGCCGTTTCTTCGCTGAGGCTGAGTATTTCCGGGAAATCTCTATGGGCATGAGTGCCGACTACCCGTTGGCCATTGAAGAGGGTAGCACACTGGTACGCGTAGGCAGCGCTATTTTCGGGGCGCGGGGCTGA
- a CDS encoding DUF423 domain-containing protein, whose protein sequence is MTARLILQLAALLGALGVGIGAFGAHGLRAMLEATGRFDTFETAVRYQFYHTLALLAVGVLLHVRPDLRLLGTTAGLWVGGILIFSGSLYVLCFTGIKWLGAVTPLGGLLFIAGWIALLLAARQL, encoded by the coding sequence ATGACTGCCCGACTCATTTTACAACTTGCTGCCCTGCTCGGTGCCCTGGGCGTGGGCATTGGAGCCTTTGGCGCGCACGGCCTGCGCGCCATGCTGGAGGCCACCGGCCGCTTCGATACGTTTGAAACCGCTGTGCGCTACCAGTTCTACCACACGCTGGCCCTGCTAGCCGTGGGCGTACTGCTGCACGTGCGGCCCGACCTGCGCTTGCTGGGCACCACAGCCGGCTTGTGGGTAGGCGGCATCCTGATTTTCAGCGGGTCGTTGTACGTGCTGTGCTTCACGGGCATCAAATGGCTGGGCGCCGTGACGCCGCTAGGGGGCCTGCTGTTTATTGCCGGCTGGATTGCGCTTTTGCTTGCCGCCCGGCAATTGTAA
- a CDS encoding T9SS type A sorting domain-containing protein, producing the protein MLWQRRSAAFALGLLFATQAAHAQQVAFPGAEGAGRFTTGGRGTASAPTTVFEVTNLNDDNNPGSLRYALSQPAAARTIVFRVSGTVHLASPLKINKANTTLAGQTAPGNGICIADFPMSLSANNLIVRYMRFRLGDRNQNKGMVDGSGNDDAFGGLNVSNIIVDHCSISWSSDEAFTIYGGDNITAQWNIISEPLNYSYHYETGDTDFERHGYGGIWGGQHATFHHNLIAHCLSRTPRFNGSRYGVAMGYENVDFRNNVIYNWGNNNVYGGEAGNYNVVNNYYKYGPSTSNSVRYRVLNPYKQTSPALPYGQFYMTGNYVDGSPLHTADNWKGVVMQGGSLADTTKAKAATPFDLGPVTTQTATVAYEAVLAGAGAMLPRRDTLDQRIVNNVRTRTGRIIDVQGGYPHGTPYSISQHAWPALNSLPASIDSDHDGMPDAWERSQGSNPNDASDRNEVASNGYTRLENYLNSLALTVTGTKSAKSSSMLLQAYPNPTEDQLTIEHPAAGRGASIAIFSVLGGKLKGSVSTLGTRQTQLDLHSLTSGSYLVQYTDEHTHLTTRFVKQ; encoded by the coding sequence ATGTTGTGGCAGAGACGGAGCGCGGCGTTTGCGTTGGGCCTACTGTTTGCCACCCAGGCCGCCCATGCACAGCAAGTGGCTTTTCCGGGGGCTGAGGGTGCCGGTCGGTTCACTACGGGTGGCCGGGGCACGGCCAGCGCGCCTACCACTGTCTTCGAAGTAACCAACCTAAACGACGACAATAACCCCGGTAGCTTGCGCTACGCTCTCTCGCAGCCTGCTGCGGCTCGCACCATTGTGTTTCGCGTGTCGGGCACCGTTCACCTTGCCTCACCTCTCAAAATCAATAAGGCCAATACTACGCTGGCAGGTCAGACAGCTCCTGGCAATGGCATTTGCATAGCTGATTTCCCGATGAGTCTTTCGGCTAATAACTTGATCGTTCGTTACATGCGTTTTCGGTTGGGCGACCGAAACCAGAACAAAGGCATGGTGGATGGCAGCGGCAACGACGATGCCTTTGGCGGCCTCAACGTCAGCAACATTATCGTGGACCATTGTAGCATCAGCTGGTCCAGCGACGAGGCCTTCACCATTTACGGCGGCGACAACATCACGGCGCAGTGGAATATCATCAGCGAGCCGCTGAACTATTCCTACCACTACGAAACCGGCGACACCGATTTTGAGCGGCACGGCTACGGCGGTATCTGGGGCGGGCAGCATGCCACCTTTCATCACAACCTGATTGCGCACTGCCTCAGCCGAACGCCCCGCTTCAACGGCAGCCGCTACGGTGTGGCCATGGGCTACGAGAACGTGGATTTCCGCAACAACGTGATTTATAACTGGGGCAACAACAACGTGTATGGCGGTGAAGCGGGCAACTATAACGTGGTGAACAACTACTACAAATACGGCCCATCAACCAGCAACAGCGTGCGCTACCGCGTGCTGAACCCGTATAAGCAAACGTCGCCAGCCCTACCCTACGGCCAGTTTTACATGACTGGCAACTACGTGGATGGCAGCCCCTTGCATACGGCCGATAACTGGAAAGGCGTGGTGATGCAGGGCGGCAGCTTGGCCGATACTACGAAGGCCAAAGCAGCAACGCCCTTTGACTTGGGACCGGTGACTACCCAAACCGCAACGGTGGCCTATGAAGCGGTGTTAGCAGGTGCGGGCGCCATGCTGCCCCGCCGCGACACGCTCGATCAGCGAATTGTGAACAACGTACGCACCCGTACCGGCCGCATCATCGACGTGCAAGGGGGGTATCCGCACGGTACGCCCTACAGCATTTCGCAGCATGCCTGGCCAGCGCTTAACTCCCTACCCGCCTCTATCGACTCCGACCACGATGGCATGCCCGATGCCTGGGAGCGGAGCCAGGGCTCGAACCCGAATGATGCCAGCGACCGGAACGAAGTGGCCAGCAACGGCTACACTCGCCTGGAAAACTACCTCAATAGCCTGGCTCTCACCGTCACGGGCACAAAATCGGCCAAAAGCAGTAGTATGCTGTTGCAAGCATATCCCAACCCGACGGAAGACCAACTGACTATTGAACATCCGGCTGCCGGACGCGGGGCATCTATCGCCATTTTCTCGGTGCTGGGCGGCAAGCTCAAAGGTTCTGTCAGCACGCTAGGCACCCGGCAAACCCAGCTTGATCTGCATAGTCTGACCAGTGGCAGCTACTTGGTGCAATACACAGACGAACATACCCACCTTACGACGCGGTTTGTGAAGCAATGA
- a CDS encoding DinB family protein produces the protein MEQNTRDALVDHLVSLLTEANAHTTLEEACADVPLLIFNHHVPDVPYTIWQLVEHMRIAQWDIVEFSTQAAHQSPKWPEEYWPARDANATEEKWQQTLEQIRHDRDRFIALLRDPAQDLLAPIPHGTGQTLLREALLIADHTAYHTGEVVLMRRLLKNWK, from the coding sequence ATGGAACAAAATACCCGCGACGCCCTGGTAGACCATCTGGTTAGCCTCCTGACGGAAGCCAACGCCCACACTACCCTGGAAGAAGCCTGCGCCGATGTGCCGCTGCTGATTTTCAATCACCACGTGCCCGATGTGCCCTACACTATTTGGCAACTGGTAGAGCACATGCGCATTGCGCAGTGGGATATTGTGGAGTTTTCTACGCAGGCGGCGCACCAGTCGCCCAAGTGGCCGGAGGAGTATTGGCCCGCCCGCGACGCCAACGCTACCGAGGAAAAATGGCAGCAAACGCTGGAGCAAATTCGGCATGACCGGGACCGGTTTATTGCCTTGCTGCGCGACCCCGCGCAGGATTTGCTGGCCCCCATTCCGCACGGTACCGGCCAAACGCTGCTGCGCGAGGCCCTGCTTATAGCCGACCATACCGCCTACCACACCGGTGAAGTTGTGCTTATGCGGCGGCTCCTGAAGAATTGGAAGTAG
- a CDS encoding DUF1573 domain-containing protein: MKKILLLALSLSMAGFAAQAQTAAPATAQTKVAGPNIQFEESKYDFGSVKQGDVVEHTFRFKNTGTAPLVISNIGVSCGCTTPDWTRDPVMPGKTGSVTAKFNSTGKMGMQNKVLTIESNSAAGNAMVALVGEVKDAAAMTTSAMSTDGKEKAKIGDAKIKAKKKS; encoded by the coding sequence ATGAAAAAGATACTCCTACTTGCCCTGTCGCTCTCGATGGCTGGTTTTGCGGCCCAAGCCCAAACGGCTGCGCCTGCCACTGCGCAAACCAAAGTTGCCGGCCCCAACATTCAGTTTGAAGAGTCGAAGTACGACTTTGGCTCGGTGAAGCAGGGCGATGTGGTAGAGCACACCTTCAGGTTTAAGAACACTGGCACCGCGCCGCTGGTGATTTCCAACATCGGCGTGAGCTGCGGCTGCACTACTCCCGACTGGACCCGCGACCCAGTGATGCCCGGCAAAACCGGCTCCGTAACGGCCAAATTCAACAGCACCGGCAAAATGGGCATGCAGAACAAAGTGCTGACCATCGAGTCGAACTCAGCTGCTGGCAACGCCATGGTAGCATTGGTAGGCGAGGTAAAAGATGCCGCCGCCATGACTACCTCCGCAATGTCTACCGATGGCAAGGAGAAAGCCAAAATTGGCGACGCAAAAATCAAAGCCAAGAAGAAGTCGTAA
- a CDS encoding ATP-dependent DNA helicase has product MLSVRIPSVRDYFPYEPTQDQALLFQKLDAFLRDELPGRKAFVLRGYAGTGKTTVVSALVQWLHQRGRKYTLMAPTGRAAKVMSVYSGVGASTIHKKIYRQTGGASSERLNFQRQPNRTADMLYIVDEASMISDEKAFGENGLLDDLLGYVFEKPTNRLLLIGDTAQLPPVGQLLSPALDPELLRHRFRAAVDSVELRQVMRQAEESGILVNATILREELREEQPHIQFFTSGYRDIFKMGGDKLEDGLRWAYKNFGHENTTIICRSNKNANQYNQYIRRILFEAEDEIESGDYLMVVRNNYFWLPNDSEMGFLANGDFVQVTKIVRRTEEFGFHFADARVRFVDYPDEPEQEVKLLLDTLHTESPALPNDRNKALYDAVSLDYAHLTTKRDKSAALRKDPFLNALQVKFAYALTCHKAQGGQWQAVFVDHGFLKEDMVNSEFARWLYTAITRASERLFLLNFNQKLIADAPAE; this is encoded by the coding sequence ATGCTATCCGTCAGAATTCCTTCCGTCCGCGACTATTTTCCCTACGAGCCTACCCAGGATCAAGCCCTGCTTTTTCAAAAGCTCGATGCGTTTCTGCGCGACGAGCTGCCTGGCCGCAAAGCGTTTGTGTTGCGCGGCTACGCCGGTACGGGCAAAACCACCGTGGTAAGTGCCCTGGTGCAGTGGCTGCATCAGCGCGGCCGCAAATACACTCTGATGGCGCCTACTGGCCGGGCGGCGAAGGTGATGAGCGTGTACTCGGGGGTAGGGGCCAGCACCATCCACAAAAAAATCTACCGCCAGACTGGTGGTGCTTCTTCCGAGCGCCTCAACTTCCAGCGCCAGCCCAACCGCACCGCCGACATGCTCTACATCGTGGACGAGGCCTCCATGATTTCCGACGAAAAGGCGTTCGGCGAAAACGGCCTGCTCGATGATTTGCTGGGCTACGTGTTCGAGAAGCCTACCAACCGCCTGCTGCTCATCGGCGATACGGCCCAGCTGCCGCCGGTGGGCCAGCTCCTGAGCCCTGCCCTTGACCCCGAGTTGCTGCGCCACCGCTTCCGCGCCGCCGTCGACTCGGTGGAACTGCGCCAGGTGATGCGGCAGGCCGAGGAGTCGGGTATTCTGGTGAATGCCACCATCCTGCGCGAAGAGCTGCGCGAGGAACAGCCGCATATTCAGTTCTTTACCAGCGGCTACCGCGACATTTTCAAGATGGGTGGCGACAAGCTGGAAGACGGTCTGCGTTGGGCATACAAGAACTTCGGCCACGAAAACACCACCATTATTTGCCGCTCCAACAAAAACGCCAACCAGTATAACCAGTACATCCGGCGCATTCTGTTTGAGGCCGAAGATGAGATTGAATCGGGCGACTACCTGATGGTGGTGCGCAACAACTACTTCTGGCTGCCCAACGACTCCGAAATGGGCTTTCTGGCCAATGGCGACTTTGTGCAGGTCACCAAAATCGTGCGCCGCACCGAAGAGTTCGGCTTTCACTTTGCCGATGCCCGCGTGCGCTTCGTGGACTACCCCGACGAGCCCGAGCAGGAGGTGAAGCTGTTACTTGACACCCTGCACACCGAAAGTCCCGCCCTACCCAACGACCGTAACAAAGCCCTCTACGACGCCGTGAGCCTGGATTATGCCCACCTCACCACCAAGCGCGACAAGTCGGCTGCCCTGCGCAAAGACCCGTTCTTAAATGCTTTGCAGGTAAAGTTTGCTTATGCGCTCACCTGCCACAAGGCCCAGGGTGGCCAGTGGCAAGCCGTGTTTGTCGATCATGGTTTCCTGAAAGAGGATATGGTGAACTCTGAATTCGCGCGCTGGCTCTACACGGCCATCACGCGGGCCTCGGAGCGGCTGTTTCTGCTGAATTTCAACCAAAAGCTAATTGCGGATGCGCCGGCAGAGTAA
- a CDS encoding alpha-L-arabinofuranosidase C-terminal domain-containing protein, giving the protein MQQPSRRKFLKNSTGILLSAMVPGPLRHWRQAPAATLTVHLNQPLGEISPLIYGQFIEHLGRAIYGGIYDDRKHRFRPDVLEKVRELKPPLLRYPGGTVTKIYHWKDGVGKHRPVRKNLIWGGLDNNHVGTDEFMQYCQKLGAAPFLTVNMSTGTAEEAAEWVEYCNGTGTYYATQRQKNGHAVPYRVQYWGLGNEEAAREDAGTLQNPQDYIKKAWYYAKLMKLQDSSIKLILVGDKPDWNQQILQELHPICDYLSLHLYASSKPGDPASLFVSIAAMEASIKATAAQIKAYAPPAVEAFNKWYRFPPRQQPVKIAIDEWGIWESGGRGAYNLEMDYTWNHALGVAAFLNVFQRNAAAIGLATWAQTVNVLAPIMTNETTSICQTIYYPLALYRKLCGPTSVAATVAGAEHLDVAASTDGNTLTLAIVQPNGQATDIRLDAPTTGTWTAHELTAPSLDSMNTLQAPATNVVRYQQRTLPAGTTTYTIAGHSIVLLQASLR; this is encoded by the coding sequence ATGCAGCAGCCATCGAGAAGAAAGTTTTTGAAGAACAGCACGGGTATTTTGCTCAGCGCCATGGTGCCGGGGCCTCTCAGGCACTGGAGGCAGGCGCCGGCTGCTACCCTCACGGTACACCTGAATCAGCCGCTGGGCGAAATATCGCCTCTTATTTATGGTCAGTTTATCGAGCACCTGGGTAGGGCCATCTACGGCGGCATCTACGACGACCGGAAGCACCGTTTCCGACCTGATGTGCTGGAAAAAGTACGGGAGCTGAAGCCCCCGCTGCTGCGCTACCCCGGCGGCACCGTCACCAAAATCTACCACTGGAAAGACGGCGTGGGCAAGCACCGACCAGTGCGCAAAAACCTGATCTGGGGCGGCCTCGACAACAACCACGTGGGCACGGACGAGTTTATGCAGTACTGCCAGAAGCTGGGAGCAGCCCCGTTTCTGACTGTGAACATGTCGACGGGCACGGCGGAGGAAGCTGCCGAGTGGGTGGAATACTGCAACGGCACGGGCACCTACTACGCTACCCAGCGCCAGAAAAATGGTCACGCCGTGCCCTACCGGGTGCAGTATTGGGGCTTGGGCAACGAGGAAGCCGCCCGCGAAGACGCCGGCACCCTGCAGAACCCGCAGGACTACATCAAAAAGGCGTGGTACTACGCCAAGCTGATGAAGCTGCAAGACTCTTCCATCAAGCTAATTCTGGTGGGCGACAAGCCCGACTGGAACCAGCAGATCCTGCAAGAGTTGCACCCGATTTGCGACTACCTGTCCTTGCACCTCTACGCCAGTTCCAAGCCCGGCGACCCAGCCTCGCTGTTCGTCTCCATTGCAGCCATGGAAGCCAGCATCAAAGCCACGGCTGCTCAGATTAAGGCCTACGCGCCGCCTGCTGTGGAGGCGTTTAACAAGTGGTACCGCTTTCCGCCACGGCAGCAGCCGGTGAAGATTGCCATTGATGAATGGGGTATCTGGGAGTCGGGGGGCCGTGGAGCGTACAACTTGGAAATGGACTACACCTGGAATCACGCGCTGGGTGTAGCCGCGTTTCTGAACGTGTTTCAGCGCAATGCAGCCGCTATCGGCCTAGCCACCTGGGCGCAGACCGTGAACGTGCTGGCCCCCATCATGACCAACGAAACCACCAGCATTTGCCAGACCATCTACTACCCCCTGGCTTTGTACCGCAAGCTGTGCGGCCCTACCAGCGTGGCTGCCACCGTGGCGGGTGCCGAGCACCTGGACGTGGCTGCCTCGACCGATGGCAACACACTGACGCTGGCTATTGTGCAGCCCAACGGCCAAGCCACCGACATTCGGCTTGACGCACCTACCACCGGCACCTGGACAGCCCACGAGCTAACGGCTCCTTCCCTGGACTCGATGAATACGCTGCAAGCGCCCGCCACCAACGTGGTGCGCTACCAGCAACGGACGCTTCCCGCTGGCACCACTACGTACACCATAGCCGGACACAGTATTGTTCTGCTACAAGCGTCGCTTCGGTAG